The DNA segment ACGTGTGCCAAGAGTGACCCCTAGCGGAGATCGGCACTGCAGACGGCGAGGGTGCACAGATGTCATGTGTCGTTGCACGAGAGCGAAGAAGTGTCACAAAGGGTGGGTGAGGCTAGCGATGGGCACGGGTGCCCGAAAAAGCACAAGACAAGATCAATGCACATGTTTTCGGAGAAAGAAACAGCTAGGGTAGGTTGAGCAAGTGCGTCGCTTCTCTTTAAACGGTGAGGTAGTGGTGTCAACACTGAGGGCGTGCTCCTGGGGTGAGCGACATGTGTCCCTTCGAGCACCGCAGGCAGCGTGCAGGCTGCAATGCGTTCGCGCGATGGTGCCTTTTTTGGCCGCCGCTTTCGCTTTCGCcagcccctctctccctcacttcCTCTCTGACAGCACCCGAGCACCAATCGCGCGACCGTCAGCGTTACTTTAGCAGTCTTTTCGGTGCACGGCATCGCGCTCCCCCCCTTCTGCCCTTCCTTTTCGTCTTTTGTTTTGCCGCAGTTTTGCCTCCCTACACAGCAGCCCTGTGGCAtcagcgcgtgcgccgaaAGGAGGCAAAACGAACAATTCGCCGTCGCTTGTTCCCTGGTGCGGATTCAGACGGTTGTCGTGTTGccttttttccctctctcaGCCCTAGCCAGGAATACCACGCTATCGTTGTCGTACAAAAGCACACCCACCCGCAGAAGAAGGGAGTGAGTGGGGAAGGTGCACTGGAAGAACGGCACGCGTACCCCTACATAAGCTCGAAACACTGTAATAACCACAGCAATAGAgaacacatacacataacacgcacacgcacctttTTCTGCCATTTTCATACATCATTGGCGCACGCCCGCCTTGATCTCCCGATTCGTTTCCGCTGTCCTTGGACGCACTAACGCCGATGGAACACGCCGAAGCACCCTCTCACTCACGCATACGCTCCGTCGTCTCCACACGTCTCTTGTCATTCCCCGTCGCTGAAGTATCCGTAAAAAGCCGCTGGTGTCGGCATCTTCGATGAAAATAGCGGTGGGAGAAGCAAACAGGTatgcagaaaaaaaaggacaaAAAGGGGAAGTGAATCGAGTTGTCACAGGCTGGATGATCTGAACTCGCACATCCGTGGAAAAGGTGGCCAACTATAATGGAAAGTGCGCGCACAGGCTAAAGGGAGCATCGTTATCGGCATTCGCCTGTCTTCCGTTACTCTTCGCATTTGTTTCGCCTCTTTTGAgtgctttcctttttttaATGCTTTCTGGTGCACCGGTACGCAACACAAACTGCCTCTATCTTGCAGATgtatacgcacacgcacacaccataCACTCACCAACTCGCTCCTTGTCCGTTCTTCCCTTCCCCGTCCACTGCGGACAGTGATTAAGGGTGGTTTTGTCTggtttttgtttgtttcgcttcgcattgtgtgtgtgtgtgtgtccctaCGTGTTGCAGCTGAACTCACTGCCTCTTATTAGTATCTATTTAGTGTCTCTGCGCAGCACAGAAGCTCTTCCTCGACTCGcacaaaaaaggaaaagaggatcgtttcttttctttttggcgtgtgtgggaggtgtggggtggggggctcCCTTTAGAACCATCATGACTCTTGGGCTGGTAGAATCGTCCCGCAACGCGGCCTTCGCggtcgctgcgcacgcgccggtGCTGGGACTCATTCTGCTTGGCAGCATCGTGGCATATGTTGGTACCATGCGCTACATCCCAAATGTGGCGAGGACGCTCTTGGAGCGCAACATCTTCGGCATCGACATTAACAAGAAcacggaggagcagcgccagaAGTTTGCTGCGAAGCGCCGGGCCGGTCAGACAGAGGAGAAGGAATTCCAGAAGCAGGCGATCCCAGAGTCTCTCGGCATCCTCGTAGGTGCCGTGTACCTTTCTGTGGTGATGGTGCTCACCGTGTGTCTCCGGTTTctcggcgccgctggtgaAGGGTCAGACAACCCTTATGCATCTCTTCCGGGCCCCTTGATGACCATCACCCTCATGCTTCTCTTGGGCTTCGTTGATGACGTGCTGGATGTGAAATGGCGCCACAAGATCATCCTCACGACGCTCGGCTCGCTGCCTCTCATCATGACGTACGACGGAAGTCTATCCGTGCTGATGCCGTGCGTGTTCGGTCGCTTCGGTCTGCCCACCATGAACGTAACGAAGAAGTGGCTTCTTGGCCTCGCTGCCAGACAAGGCGAACCGACGACCACCTTTCGCGTCACGGCACCCTCGACGTGGTTCTCCTACGTTGTCAACCACCGCTCCTACGTGAAGGTCTCCGAAAGCGGCACAGCGTTGATCTACCTCGGTCCCGTCTACCTCGTTTACTTGTCCATGCTGTGCATCTTCTGCACCAA comes from the Leishmania infantum JPCM5 genome chromosome 36 genome and includes:
- a CDS encoding putative UDP-N-acetylglucosamine-dolichyl-phosphate N-acetylglucosaminephosphotransferase, which produces MTLGLVESSRNAAFAVAAHAPVLGLILLGSIVAYVGTMRYIPNVARTLLERNIFGIDINKNTEEQRQKFAAKRRAGQTEEKEFQKQAIPESLGILVGAVYLSVVMVLTVCLRFLGAAGEGSDNPYASLPGPLMTITLMLLLGFVDDVLDVKWRHKIILTTLGSLPLIMTYDGSLSVLMPCVFGRFGLPTMNVTKKWLLGLAARQGEPTTTFRVTAPSTWFSYVVNHRSYVKVSESGTALIYLGPVYLVYLSMLCIFCTNSINILAGVNGVEVGQSIVIAVASVVYNLFQMRLERQARPALRSVDAAAADARDMTSDHQLRALLLLGPFIGVSLALWRYNRYPARVFVGDSYTYFAGTVLAVSSITGVYSKTLLLFFAPQVFNFIISLPQLFSIVPCPRHRVPTWNPRTNLLSNSHNYTILNVVLYLFGDMHEEKLTWAILKCQVIACVFGFVVRYVLSSFLYDEVR